A window of the Sphingomonas piscis genome harbors these coding sequences:
- the rpsC gene encoding 30S ribosomal protein S3, whose translation MGQKSSPVGLRLQINRTWDSRWFAEGADYGRLLLEDLQIRRYIIKNLPQAAISKVVIERPAKLCRISIYAARPGVIIGKKGSDIEKLKATLSKMTSSEVSLNIVEIRKPEIDAKLVAQGVADQLERRIAFRRAMKRAVQSALRLGAEGIRITCAGRLGGAEIARTEWYREGRVPLHTLRGNVDYAEAQAHTAYGVCGVKVWVFKGEILGHDPLAQDRLMMEAQTSGVRPAREDRGNR comes from the coding sequence ATGGGTCAGAAATCCTCTCCGGTCGGCCTCCGGCTGCAGATCAACCGCACGTGGGATAGCCGCTGGTTCGCCGAAGGCGCGGACTATGGTCGCCTGCTGCTCGAAGACCTGCAGATCCGCCGCTACATCATCAAGAACCTGCCGCAGGCCGCGATCTCCAAGGTCGTGATCGAGCGTCCGGCCAAGCTTTGCCGCATTTCCATCTATGCCGCGCGCCCCGGCGTGATCATCGGCAAGAAGGGCAGCGACATCGAGAAGCTGAAGGCCACGTTGTCGAAGATGACGAGCTCCGAAGTGAGCCTGAACATCGTCGAGATCCGTAAGCCCGAGATCGACGCCAAGCTCGTCGCCCAGGGCGTTGCCGACCAATTGGAGCGCCGTATCGCGTTCCGCCGTGCCATGAAGCGCGCGGTTCAGTCGGCGCTTCGGCTGGGCGCGGAAGGCATCCGGATCACCTGCGCCGGCCGTCTCGGCGGCGCGGAAATCGCGCGCACCGAGTGGTACCGCGAAGGCCGGGTTCCGCTGCACACGCTGCGCGGCAACGTCGACTATGCTGAAGCCCAGGCGCACACCGCCTACGGTGTTTGCGGCGTCAAGGTTTGGGTCTTCAAGGGTGAGATCCTGGGTCACGACCCGCTCGCCCAGGACCGGCTGATGATGGAGGCTCAGACCTCCGGTGTCCGTCCGGCCCGCGAAGATCGCGGCAACCGGTAA
- the rplP gene encoding 50S ribosomal protein L16, protein MLQPKRTKFRKAFKGRIHGNAKGGTELNFGAFGLKAMEPERITARQIEAARRAITRHIRRQGRLWIRIFPDLPVSSKPAEVRMGSGKGAPEYWVARVKPGRILFELDGVPGPLAKTAFERAAEKLPIKVKVVARLGETLIEEE, encoded by the coding sequence ATGTTGCAACCCAAGCGCACCAAGTTCCGCAAGGCCTTCAAGGGCCGCATCCATGGCAATGCCAAGGGTGGAACGGAGCTCAACTTCGGCGCCTTCGGCCTCAAGGCCATGGAGCCGGAGCGGATCACCGCCCGTCAGATCGAAGCGGCTCGCCGCGCGATCACCCGTCACATCCGCCGTCAGGGCCGGTTGTGGATCCGCATCTTCCCGGATCTTCCGGTCAGCTCCAAGCCGGCGGAAGTCCGCATGGGCTCCGGTAAGGGTGCGCCCGAATATTGGGTCGCCCGCGTGAAGCCCGGCCGCATCCTGTTCGAGCTGGACGGCGTTCCCGGTCCGCTCGCCAAGACGGCGTTCGAACGCGCCGCCGAAAAGCTGCCGATCAAGGTCAAGGTTGTCGCCCGTCTCGGCGAAACCCTGATCGAAGAGGAATAA
- the rpmC gene encoding 50S ribosomal protein L29, translating to MAQIDDLKAASDDQLQQQLSELKREQFNLRFQAATNQLEKPSRVREVRRTIARIKTLQTQRSAAQTAKA from the coding sequence ATGGCCCAGATCGACGACCTCAAGGCCGCCTCCGACGATCAGCTGCAGCAGCAGCTGTCGGAGCTGAAGCGGGAGCAGTTCAACCTGCGCTTCCAGGCCGCCACCAACCAGCTCGAGAAGCCGTCGCGGGTGCGCGAGGTGCGTCGCACCATCGCCCGCATCAAGACGCTTCAGACCCAGCGCTCCGCCGCTCAGACGGCCAAGGCGTAA
- the rplN gene encoding 50S ribosomal protein L14 produces MIQMQSNLDVADNSGAKRVQCIKVLGGSKRRTATVGDIIVVSVKEAAPRGRVKKGDVHRAVIVRTAKDIHRPDGSTIRFDGNAAVLVNKNEEPIGTRIFGPVVRELRAKKHMKIISLAPEVL; encoded by the coding sequence ATGATCCAGATGCAGTCCAACCTGGACGTAGCGGACAACAGCGGCGCCAAGCGCGTTCAGTGCATCAAGGTGCTGGGCGGCTCCAAGCGCCGGACCGCGACCGTCGGCGACATCATCGTCGTCTCGGTCAAGGAAGCCGCGCCGCGCGGCCGCGTGAAGAAGGGCGACGTTCACCGCGCAGTGATCGTTCGTACCGCCAAGGACATCCACCGTCCGGACGGTTCCACCATCCGCTTCGACGGCAATGCCGCGGTGCTGGTCAACAAGAACGAGGAGCCGATCGGCACCCGTATCTTCGGCCCGGTCGTCCGTGAGCTTCGCGCCAAGAAGCATATGAAGATCATTTCGCTTGCGCCGGAGGTCCTCTAA
- the rplX gene encoding 50S ribosomal protein L24, whose translation MAAAKIRKGDTVVVLSGKDKGKTGEVVRSIPKDSKVVVAGVNVATRHRKASQTNPQGGLERKEAPLHVSKVAVADPKTGKATRVRFETRDGKKVRVAAKSGELING comes from the coding sequence ATGGCCGCTGCCAAAATCCGCAAGGGCGACACCGTCGTGGTCCTGTCCGGCAAGGACAAGGGCAAGACTGGCGAAGTCGTCCGTTCGATCCCGAAGGATTCGAAGGTCGTCGTGGCCGGCGTCAACGTCGCCACCCGTCACCGCAAGGCTAGCCAGACCAACCCGCAGGGCGGTCTGGAGCGCAAGGAAGCGCCGCTTCACGTGTCCAAGGTCGCTGTTGCCGACCCGAAGACCGGCAAGGCGACGCGGGTCCGTTTCGAAACCAGGGACGGCAAGAAGGTCCGCGTGGCCGCCAAGTCCGGGGAGCTGATCAATGGCTGA
- the rpsN gene encoding 30S ribosomal protein S14 yields the protein MAKLSSINKNERRKKLVQKHAAKYAKLKAIADDESKDETERLIARLKLAEIPRNGNPTRIRNRCELTGRSRAYYRKFRLSRIMLRELANKGLIPGVTKSSW from the coding sequence ATGGCGAAACTGAGTTCGATCAACAAGAACGAGCGTCGCAAGAAGCTCGTCCAGAAGCATGCGGCGAAGTACGCGAAGCTGAAGGCGATCGCGGACGATGAGTCGAAGGACGAGACGGAGCGCCTGATCGCGCGCCTGAAGCTCGCCGAGATCCCGCGCAACGGGAACCCGACGCGCATCCGCAACCGTTGCGAGCTGACCGGTCGGTCGCGCGCATATTATCGCAAGTTCCGCCTGTCGCGGATCATGCTTCGGGAACTGGCCAACAAGGGCCTGATCCCGGGCGTCACGAAGTCGAGCTGGTAA
- the rpsH gene encoding 30S ribosomal protein S8 encodes MAMTDPLGDLLTRIRNGQQARKDSILTPASKLRTRVLDVLQREGYIRGYSEEELAGQRGLRIELKYFEGQPAIHHLARVSKPGRRVYSGAQELPRIRNGLGTVIVSTPRGVLSDAEAREQNVGGEVLAEVF; translated from the coding sequence ATGGCAATGACCGATCCCCTGGGTGACCTGCTCACCCGCATCCGCAACGGCCAGCAGGCGCGCAAGGATTCGATCCTGACGCCGGCGTCGAAGCTGCGCACGCGCGTCCTCGACGTGCTTCAGCGCGAAGGCTACATCCGCGGCTATTCGGAAGAAGAGCTTGCCGGCCAGCGTGGCCTGCGCATCGAGCTCAAATATTTCGAAGGCCAGCCGGCCATTCATCATCTGGCGCGCGTGTCGAAGCCCGGCCGCCGCGTCTATTCGGGTGCGCAGGAACTGCCGCGCATCCGCAACGGCCTTGGCACGGTCATCGTCTCGACGCCTCGCGGCGTGCTTTCCGATGCGGAAGCGCGTGAGCAGAACGTCGGCGGTGAAGTGCTGGCGGAGGTGTTCTAA